Proteins from a genomic interval of Mycolicibacterium grossiae:
- a CDS encoding acyl-CoA thioesterase, protein MTADQSSADARERFITPVPVRWSDIDMYQHVNHATMVTILEEARVPFLSEPFAEDFATTGLLIAEVRVAYKGQLRLADSPLQVTIWVNRMRAVDFTLGYEVRSVLADPDSKPAVIAETQLAAFDIGEQKLVRLAPHHRAYLQRFAR, encoded by the coding sequence TTGACCGCCGATCAGTCGTCCGCCGACGCCCGCGAGCGCTTCATCACGCCGGTACCGGTGCGCTGGAGCGACATCGACATGTACCAGCACGTCAACCACGCGACCATGGTGACGATCCTGGAGGAGGCGCGCGTCCCGTTCCTCTCCGAGCCCTTCGCCGAGGACTTCGCGACGACCGGCCTGCTCATCGCCGAGGTGCGCGTCGCGTACAAGGGGCAGCTGCGGCTCGCGGATTCGCCGTTGCAGGTGACCATCTGGGTGAACCGGATGCGCGCGGTGGACTTCACCCTCGGCTACGAGGTCCGGTCGGTGCTCGCCGATCCCGACTCGAAGCCCGCGGTGATCGCCGAGACGCAGCTGGCGGCGTTCGACATCGGAGAACAGAAGCTGGTGCGCCTGGCGCCGCACCACCGGGCGTACCTGCAGCGCTTCGCCCGATGA
- a CDS encoding globin yields the protein MDGVTEDPRSFYDAVGGAETFHAIVARFYELVRDDEILRPLYPEDDFAGAEVRLRMFLEQYWGGPRTYSDQRGHPRLRMRHAPFRIGFLERDAWLRCMHTAVAEIPAQTLDDAHRKALLDYLEMAAQSMVNSAF from the coding sequence ATGGACGGCGTGACTGAGGATCCCCGCTCGTTCTACGACGCGGTCGGCGGCGCCGAGACCTTCCACGCCATCGTCGCGCGGTTCTACGAGTTGGTGCGTGACGACGAGATCCTGCGTCCGCTGTACCCGGAGGATGACTTCGCCGGCGCCGAGGTGCGGCTGCGGATGTTCCTCGAGCAGTACTGGGGCGGGCCGCGCACGTACTCCGACCAGCGCGGCCATCCGCGGCTGCGGATGCGGCACGCACCGTTTCGGATCGGCTTCCTGGAGCGCGACGCCTGGCTGCGGTGCATGCACACCGCCGTCGCGGAGATTCCCGCACAGACCCTCGACGACGCGCACCGCAAGGCCCTGCTCGACTACCTGGAGATGGCCGCCCAATCGATGGTGAACTCCGCGTTCTGA
- a CDS encoding glycoside hydrolase family 13 protein: protein MTDPHSGAWWSRAVFYQAYPRSFRDSDGDGVGDLDGVTAGLDYLARLGVDALWLNPVMVSPMADHGYDVADPRDVDPLFGGLEALDRLVDAAHARGIKVTMDLVPNHTSSQHPWFAAALAAGPGSAQRERYVFRDGKGPGGVHPPNNWISVFGGPAWTRIVEPDGNPGQWYLHLFDSEQPDLNWDNPEVFDDLEKTLRFWLERGVDGFRIDVAHGMAKPAGLPDMGDPDLPMLALAENDPRFNQDGVHDIHRGIRTVLNDHPDAVTVGEIWVFDNEDFAKYLRPDELHLGFNFRLVRADFDAAEIREAIENSLAAADLAGSPPTWTLANHDVDREVSRYGGGPAGLARARAMALVMLALPGVVFVYNGEELGLPNVDLPDEVLQDPTWERSGRTVRGRDGCRVPMPWSGDAPPYGFSTSADTWLPMPEDWAGLTVAAQDGVDSSTLELFRRAIEIRHGRGDLGAGIEWLTAADGVVGFRGPDGVACLLNAGAGDAELPAGEVLLASGPLTGGALPVDTAVWIR from the coding sequence GTGACCGATCCCCACTCCGGCGCGTGGTGGTCCCGCGCCGTGTTCTACCAGGCCTACCCGCGCTCGTTCCGCGACAGCGACGGCGATGGCGTCGGTGACCTCGACGGCGTGACCGCCGGGCTGGACTACCTGGCGCGCCTCGGCGTCGACGCCTTGTGGCTGAACCCCGTCATGGTGTCGCCGATGGCCGACCACGGCTACGACGTCGCCGACCCGCGCGACGTCGACCCGCTGTTCGGCGGCCTGGAGGCGCTCGACCGGCTCGTCGACGCGGCGCACGCCCGCGGCATCAAGGTGACGATGGACCTGGTGCCCAACCACACCTCGTCGCAGCACCCGTGGTTCGCCGCCGCGCTGGCCGCCGGTCCCGGCAGCGCGCAGCGCGAGCGGTACGTGTTCCGCGACGGCAAGGGCCCCGGTGGGGTGCACCCGCCGAACAACTGGATCTCGGTCTTCGGCGGGCCGGCGTGGACCCGCATCGTCGAGCCGGACGGCAACCCCGGCCAGTGGTACCTGCACCTGTTCGACAGCGAGCAGCCCGACCTCAACTGGGACAACCCGGAGGTCTTCGACGACCTCGAGAAGACCCTGCGGTTCTGGCTCGAGCGTGGGGTGGACGGGTTCCGCATCGACGTCGCGCACGGCATGGCGAAGCCGGCGGGGCTGCCCGACATGGGCGACCCCGACTTGCCGATGCTGGCGCTCGCCGAGAACGATCCGCGGTTCAACCAGGACGGCGTGCACGACATCCACCGCGGCATCCGCACCGTGCTCAACGACCATCCCGACGCGGTGACCGTCGGCGAGATCTGGGTGTTCGACAACGAGGACTTCGCCAAGTACCTGCGGCCCGACGAGCTGCACCTGGGCTTCAACTTCCGGCTGGTGCGCGCCGACTTCGACGCGGCCGAGATCCGCGAGGCCATCGAGAATTCGCTCGCCGCAGCCGATCTCGCGGGGTCGCCGCCGACGTGGACGCTGGCCAACCACGACGTCGACCGGGAGGTCAGCCGGTACGGCGGCGGCCCGGCCGGGCTCGCGCGGGCGCGGGCGATGGCGCTGGTCATGCTGGCCCTGCCCGGGGTCGTGTTCGTCTACAACGGCGAGGAACTCGGCCTGCCGAACGTCGATCTGCCCGACGAGGTGCTGCAGGACCCGACGTGGGAGCGCTCCGGCCGGACGGTGCGTGGTCGTGACGGCTGCCGCGTGCCGATGCCGTGGTCCGGCGACGCTCCGCCGTACGGCTTCTCCACCTCGGCCGACACCTGGCTGCCGATGCCCGAGGACTGGGCGGGGCTGACGGTCGCGGCGCAGGACGGCGTCGACTCCTCGACGCTGGAACTGTTCCGCCGGGCCATCGAGATCCGCCACGGCCGAGGCGATCTCGGCGCGGGCATCGAGTGGCTGACCGCCGCCGACGGCGTCGTCGGCTTCCGCGGCCCCGACGGCGTGGCGTGCCTGCTGAACGCCGGAGCCGGTGACGCCGAGCTGCCGGCCGGGGAGGTGCTGCTGGCCAGCGGTCCGCTCACCGGCGGTGCGCTGCCCGTCGACACCGCCGTCTGGATCCGCTGA